A genomic stretch from Desulfolutivibrio sulfodismutans DSM 3696 includes:
- a CDS encoding thermonuclease family protein, with translation MRILFRALALAAVLLPAFAAGHAADPLPRHVWLAARLVRVVDGDTFSLAAQGQVVRVRLADVDAPERDQPGGDDATDRAAELLDAGPVEVMAVAVDRYGRTVARVRADGNDLAWKLVREGLVWPDCHQCGLDDRLYFGVYGVMARWSGMGLWAAADPIRPATWRRRQKAEAAP, from the coding sequence ATGCGCATCCTCTTCCGCGCCCTGGCCCTGGCGGCCGTCCTGCTCCCGGCGTTCGCCGCCGGGCACGCCGCCGACCCCCTGCCGCGCCACGTCTGGCTGGCGGCGCGGCTCGTGCGCGTGGTGGACGGCGACACGTTTTCCCTGGCCGCCCAGGGGCAGGTGGTGCGGGTGCGCCTGGCCGACGTGGACGCCCCCGAGCGCGACCAGCCGGGAGGCGACGACGCCACCGACCGGGCCGCCGAGCTGCTGGACGCCGGGCCGGTTGAGGTCATGGCCGTGGCCGTCGACCGCTACGGCCGCACCGTGGCCCGGGTGCGCGCCGACGGCAATGATCTGGCCTGGAAACTGGTGCGCGAGGGCCTGGTCTGGCCGGACTGCCACCAGTGCGGCCTGGACGACCGGCTCTATTTCGGGGTTTACGGCGTGATGGCCCGCTGGTCCGGCATGGGCCTGTGGGCCGCCGCCGACCCGATCCGGCCCGCCACCTGGCGACGGCGGCAAAAAGCCGAGGCCGCGCCGTGA
- a CDS encoding BRCT domain-containing protein — MSSYNDAEDAHGQPVNRALNARRLKERGLDELLGICTGMIADGAVNEQEANYLLDWLNRRLDVQQEYVGYLIYSRVYEFLRDGRFDENEKRELFELLAATCGHTPQAPGVTLSACSFFDTPPPKVQIDNHSFCLTGRFAFGARSEVVEEILNLGGWVHGTLLQSTDFLVVGTLASRDWKHSSFGNKIKLAMEFRESTCHPFRSRVSIISEDWWAKHIFS, encoded by the coding sequence ATGTCCAGCTACAACGACGCCGAGGACGCCCACGGTCAACCCGTCAACCGGGCATTGAACGCCAGGAGGCTCAAGGAGCGCGGACTAGACGAACTGCTCGGCATTTGCACCGGCATGATTGCCGACGGCGCGGTCAACGAACAGGAGGCGAACTACCTCCTGGACTGGCTGAACCGCCGCCTGGACGTGCAGCAGGAGTACGTCGGCTATCTCATCTACTCGCGGGTCTATGAATTTTTGCGCGACGGGCGCTTTGACGAAAACGAAAAGCGTGAACTCTTCGAGCTTCTGGCCGCCACCTGCGGCCACACGCCCCAGGCCCCGGGCGTCACCCTGTCGGCCTGTTCGTTTTTCGACACGCCGCCGCCCAAGGTGCAGATTGACAACCACTCTTTTTGCCTGACCGGGCGTTTCGCCTTCGGGGCGCGCAGCGAGGTCGTGGAGGAAATCCTGAATCTCGGAGGCTGGGTTCACGGCACCCTGTTGCAGAGCACCGATTTCCTGGTGGTCGGCACCCTGGCCAGCCGCGACTGGAAACACAGCTCGTTCGGCAACAAAATCAAGCTGGCCATGGAGTTCCGCGAAAGCACATGCCACCCGTTCCGCAGTCGCGTGAGCATCATCTCCGAAGACTGGTGGGCCAAGCACATTTTCTCGTAA
- a CDS encoding helix-turn-helix domain-containing protein, whose translation MSTNFSSPPTSAEDNFKALLGERFRKLIKSLDMKDIEFAKQTGVQKATISGYVNGDREPSASFLAKLVRIFNISSHWLLTGEGAMFRDNPPAAETKSDEKTPFERNLAALEVSLDRMDASNETRKEALFRFLDDQRRNAATKDYAFAESPPHNGHTVQERLAGFNATDHKTPMKE comes from the coding sequence TTGTCAACAAATTTTTCTTCACCACCCACCTCCGCTGAGGACAATTTTAAAGCTCTTCTTGGCGAGAGGTTTCGTAAACTTATCAAGTCATTAGATATGAAAGATATTGAGTTTGCCAAACAAACTGGCGTGCAAAAAGCAACTATTTCTGGTTATGTAAACGGTGATCGTGAGCCTTCGGCTTCTTTTCTCGCGAAACTCGTTCGCATTTTTAACATCTCATCTCACTGGCTTTTGACCGGCGAGGGGGCCATGTTCCGCGACAACCCCCCGGCCGCCGAGACGAAGTCCGACGAAAAAACCCCGTTTGAACGCAACTTGGCCGCGCTTGAGGTAAGTCTTGACCGCATGGACGCATCAAACGAGACAAGGAAAGAAGCGTTGTTCCGGTTTCTTGACGATCAACGACGCAACGCAGCAACAAAGGATTATGCTTTCGCGGAATCTCCACCGCATAATGGACACACTGTCCAGGAACGTCTTGCCGGATTTAACGCCACCGACCACAAAACTCCAATGAAGGAGTGA
- a CDS encoding helix-turn-helix domain-containing protein, producing MNLREQIRNPNPSRQVRLKAFLLQCEVEYQALADALGISKGALCDVFSGRRPSPKHIARLIELGIPAELLPEPPAPRFPPRRPAPPLVGEASGAGFLSKLKKAVGL from the coding sequence ATGAATTTACGCGAACAGATACGCAACCCGAACCCCTCCCGTCAAGTCCGCCTGAAGGCGTTTTTGCTGCAATGCGAGGTGGAATATCAGGCCCTGGCCGACGCGCTGGGCATCAGCAAGGGGGCGTTGTGTGACGTTTTTTCCGGGAGGCGGCCCAGTCCGAAACACATCGCCCGGCTGATCGAGCTGGGTATCCCGGCAGAGCTTTTGCCCGAGCCGCCCGCGCCCCGGTTTCCCCCTCGCAGGCCCGCCCCGCCCCTGGTTGGCGAGGCGTCGGGGGCCGGTTTTCTGTCCAAGCTGAAAAAGGCCGTGGGCCTGTAG
- a CDS encoding phage regulatory CII family protein yields the protein MTDQNKTMSLDLAKLGYGDVIAMQARMSGRSWDEIADFVGWSSANISRILNPSDPYWPTLPSLARFCVITRSTLVLDCIRAKAKEIGFDAAPDPLDPEALVFAIGDLFREMADVAREGERAVADRHIDPDDARRVIRELYDLVNACLDVIGGLRPLREAGRQS from the coding sequence ATGACAGACCAAAACAAGACCATGAGCCTCGATCTGGCCAAGCTCGGCTACGGCGACGTGATCGCCATGCAGGCCCGGATGTCCGGCCGCTCCTGGGACGAGATTGCGGATTTCGTGGGCTGGTCGAGCGCCAACATCTCCCGGATTTTGAACCCCAGCGACCCGTACTGGCCGACGCTGCCGTCCCTGGCCCGGTTTTGCGTGATCACGCGTTCGACCCTGGTCCTGGACTGCATCCGGGCCAAGGCCAAGGAAATCGGTTTCGACGCCGCGCCGGACCCGCTGGACCCCGAGGCGCTGGTGTTCGCCATCGGCGATCTGTTCCGGGAGATGGCGGACGTGGCCCGGGAGGGCGAGCGGGCCGTGGCGGATCGGCACATCGATCCCGACGACGCGCGGCGCGTGATCCGGGAGCTGTACGACCTGGTCAACGCCTGCCTGGACGTGATCGGCGGGCTGCGGCCGCTGCGCGAGGCCGGGAGGCAGTCGTGA
- a CDS encoding DUF5131 family protein yields MGDKSKIEWCDATWNPVVGCSRISPGCDHCYASRMACRLAQIPTAPHQYREVVDQDNQAWNGRTEFVTSAMEQPFRWKRGRHIFVGSMTDLFHPSTPDEWLDRIFAVMALTARHRFLLLAKRPERMRDYMTQVTPQRLAHAATELQGEEAAKVVLAVLNDTLCGVRNVGWPMRHVWLGVTAEDQARADERIPILRDTPAVVRFVSFEPLLGQVDCRRFLVPLRREITPRGRENVVSPPGVNWAICGGESGPGARPMHPDWVRGLRGQCQDADVPFFFKSWGDWRPGLPNGQQKAVGITPNGGTYSHDAAEFFGETWPDNARCMARVGKKSAGRMLDGKTWDEVLEPNRSTTAKTWSAVRRKKCRAEMRADEETIAAGRTS; encoded by the coding sequence ATGGGCGACAAAAGCAAAATCGAATGGTGCGATGCGACGTGGAACCCGGTGGTGGGATGTTCAAGGATATCCCCGGGATGCGACCACTGCTACGCGTCGAGGATGGCCTGTCGTCTGGCGCAAATCCCAACAGCCCCGCATCAATATCGGGAGGTCGTGGACCAGGACAACCAAGCCTGGAACGGGCGAACGGAGTTCGTAACGTCTGCCATGGAGCAGCCGTTTCGTTGGAAAAGAGGTCGCCATATTTTCGTCGGGTCAATGACCGACCTGTTTCATCCGTCCACGCCGGACGAATGGCTGGACCGCATTTTCGCGGTCATGGCCCTCACTGCCCGGCATCGTTTTTTGCTCCTGGCCAAACGTCCGGAGAGGATGCGCGACTACATGACGCAGGTGACGCCGCAACGCCTTGCCCACGCAGCGACGGAACTCCAAGGAGAGGAGGCCGCCAAAGTGGTGTTGGCCGTCCTGAATGACACCTTGTGCGGAGTTCGTAATGTGGGCTGGCCGATGCGCCATGTCTGGCTCGGCGTTACGGCCGAGGATCAGGCCAGGGCCGACGAACGTATCCCGATCCTGCGCGACACCCCGGCGGTGGTTCGGTTCGTGTCGTTCGAGCCGCTCCTGGGGCAGGTGGATTGCCGCCGTTTTTTGGTCCCGTTGAGGCGGGAGATCACCCCGAGGGGAAGGGAGAACGTGGTGAGCCCTCCGGGTGTGAATTGGGCCATCTGCGGCGGCGAGAGCGGCCCGGGCGCACGGCCCATGCATCCGGACTGGGTGCGGGGGCTGCGGGGCCAGTGCCAAGATGCGGATGTGCCGTTTTTCTTCAAATCTTGGGGCGATTGGCGGCCAGGTCTGCCCAATGGCCAGCAGAAGGCTGTCGGCATCACCCCGAACGGGGGCACGTACAGTCACGATGCAGCGGAGTTTTTCGGCGAAACCTGGCCGGACAACGCCAGGTGCATGGCCCGCGTCGGCAAGAAAAGCGCCGGTCGCATGCTCGATGGAAAAACGTGGGACGAGGTTCTGGAGCCGAACAGATCCACAACGGCCAAGACGTGGAGCGCCGTCCGACGCAAGAAATGCCGTGCGGAAATGCGCGCGGACGAAGAAACGATCGCTGCAGGGAGGACGTCATGA
- a CDS encoding tyrosine-type recombinase/integrase, whose product MAAKHSSPYPGVRYREHPTRLHRGAPDCYFTLRYRRDGRAIEEALGWASDGWSAKKAAAILAELNRAHATGQPGHTLVTLRAEAERRRDAEAQAATQAARDAQSLRHLAETHYLPWATRNKRSASDDAQRLRLHVLPRLGDLTPAEITVGHIESLRDELLSRRSPATTLQCLAVLRATLNHLSRLGLFEGRNPVCGIRLPRLQNARLRFFTRDEFTRFIDAAADLPLFQDAAILAVNTGLRLGELMRLARPDVDLVHGLLHVRDTGGKPGGIVPVNAAAAAVLARRLDVGLPRLFAPRGDRHWYSDMFRRVADRCGINDGITDRRHLLTFHSLRHTFASWLALDGTDLYRIQRLMRHESLAMTQRYAHLIPSALQSDVARLCAPPCPPDSCGA is encoded by the coding sequence ATGGCCGCTAAACACTCGAGTCCCTACCCCGGCGTGCGCTACCGCGAGCACCCCACGCGCCTGCATCGCGGCGCGCCCGACTGCTATTTCACCCTGCGCTACCGTCGCGACGGCCGGGCCATCGAGGAGGCCCTGGGCTGGGCCTCCGACGGCTGGTCCGCGAAGAAAGCCGCCGCCATCCTGGCCGAACTCAACCGCGCCCACGCCACCGGCCAGCCCGGCCACACCCTGGTCACGCTGCGGGCCGAGGCCGAACGCCGCCGCGACGCCGAAGCCCAGGCCGCCACCCAGGCCGCGCGCGACGCCCAGTCGTTGCGCCACCTGGCCGAGACCCACTACCTGCCCTGGGCTACGCGCAACAAACGCTCGGCATCCGACGACGCCCAGCGCCTGCGCCTGCACGTCCTGCCGCGCCTGGGCGACCTGACTCCGGCCGAGATCACCGTCGGGCACATCGAGTCCCTGCGCGACGAGCTGTTGTCCCGGCGCTCCCCGGCCACCACCCTGCAGTGCCTGGCCGTGCTGCGGGCCACCCTCAACCACCTGTCGCGCCTGGGTCTTTTCGAGGGCCGCAACCCGGTTTGCGGCATCCGCCTGCCCCGGCTCCAAAATGCCCGGCTGCGCTTTTTCACCCGCGACGAATTCACGCGATTCATTGACGCCGCCGCAGATCTGCCGCTGTTCCAGGACGCGGCGATCCTGGCCGTGAACACGGGCCTGCGCCTGGGAGAACTGATGCGCCTGGCCCGGCCGGACGTGGATCTTGTCCACGGCCTGCTCCATGTGCGCGACACAGGCGGCAAGCCGGGCGGCATCGTGCCCGTCAACGCCGCCGCCGCCGCCGTGCTGGCGCGCCGCCTCGACGTCGGGCTGCCGCGCCTGTTTGCGCCTCGCGGCGACCGCCACTGGTACAGCGACATGTTCCGTCGCGTGGCAGACCGCTGCGGCATAAACGACGGCATCACCGACCGCCGCCATCTCCTGACCTTTCATTCGCTGCGGCATACCTTCGCCTCCTGGCTGGCTCTGGATGGCACGGACCTGTACCGCATCCAACGCCTCATGCGGCACGAGTCCCTGGCGATGACCCAGCGGTACGCGCACCTGATCCCCTCCGCCCTGCAGTCCGACGTGGCGAGACTGTGCGCGCCGCCATGCCCGCCAGATTCGTGCGGGGCGTGA
- a CDS encoding sigma-54 interaction domain-containing protein, whose product MSTPASRSGKFLPVDDDNDFALGPDGPAFLFRSPAMRALRRVAGQVAGSDAPILVYGESGTGKELFSRLIHTLSNRREKPFVPVNCGVLKGELFADKFFGHEAGAYTGANRRQKGSFEAAEDGTLFLDEVGEIPQPNQVDFLRVLEQRTFKRLGGEKDLPFLARIVAATNRSLPEMVQTGFFRADLYYRLNVVPISLPPLRDRREDILPLAEHFLDLFRHRYHKHGLDLRPCARRALEDHLWPGNVRELKNLMERVVLLHPDGMEIMAADLPLEMRCDTGGNSGGSEPDCLSLEAAVREAETRAIRRALAAASGSKGRAAELLRISPRTFRHKVAQYGMKL is encoded by the coding sequence ATGTCCACCCCCGCTTCCCGTTCCGGCAAATTCTTGCCGGTCGACGATGACAACGATTTCGCCCTGGGGCCGGACGGACCGGCATTTCTTTTCCGTTCCCCGGCCATGCGGGCCCTTCGCCGGGTGGCCGGGCAGGTGGCCGGGTCCGACGCGCCCATCCTGGTCTATGGGGAATCCGGCACGGGCAAGGAACTGTTCTCCCGGCTCATCCACACCCTGAGCAACCGGCGCGAAAAACCCTTTGTCCCCGTCAACTGCGGCGTGCTCAAGGGGGAACTCTTTGCGGACAAGTTTTTCGGGCACGAAGCCGGGGCCTATACCGGCGCCAACCGCCGCCAGAAGGGAAGTTTCGAGGCCGCCGAGGACGGAACACTTTTTCTGGACGAGGTGGGGGAGATTCCCCAGCCCAACCAGGTGGATTTTTTGCGCGTCCTGGAACAGCGCACCTTCAAGCGTCTGGGCGGGGAGAAGGATCTGCCCTTTCTGGCCCGCATCGTGGCCGCCACCAACCGCAGTCTGCCCGAAATGGTCCAGACGGGGTTTTTCCGGGCCGATCTCTACTACAGATTAAACGTCGTGCCCATCTCCCTGCCGCCGCTGCGCGACCGGCGCGAGGACATCCTGCCCCTGGCCGAGCACTTTCTCGATCTGTTCCGCCACCGCTATCACAAGCACGGCCTGGATCTGCGCCCCTGCGCACGCCGTGCCCTGGAGGATCATCTGTGGCCGGGCAACGTGCGGGAGCTTAAAAACCTCATGGAACGGGTGGTGCTTCTGCATCCGGACGGCATGGAAATCATGGCTGCGGACCTGCCGCTGGAGATGCGGTGTGACACGGGCGGGAATTCCGGCGGGTCCGAGCCGGACTGTCTGAGCCTGGAGGCGGCGGTGCGCGAGGCGGAAACCCGGGCCATCCGCCGGGCCCTGGCCGCCGCATCGGGCAGCAAAGGCCGGGCTGCCGAGCTTTTACGGATCAGTCCCCGCACCTTCCGGCACAAGGTGGCCCAGTACGGCATGAAGTTGTAA